In Cyanobium sp. AMD-g, one genomic interval encodes:
- a CDS encoding RodZ family helix-turn-helix domain-containing protein: MPKSVPSLFQRLLESLPGQRRSVGTVVEERRQDPLLLAGQQLREARESRGIGLRQLALDTRISTAVLEALERGWRDRLPEAAYLRTMLPLLEHHLELPGGALDGVLPPEQERRNGRRRDTVLLRFTPGSIDVFTTWQGTVLYALLCAGLLYGLNLQQRQLAAQGLNALRPIPPLSAAQTDQANLEDADRAILGAYPDLRPLGKAAAGQGLQRLRRETSQNRPDLALGLLRLELVKPTRVSLRSDRGVETQLPAVQGSLSLPVLPPFSLRLEPAPAAGAVRWNGQPLAPATAPDPTAGQGQAQFLYPPPAAAAAPRPRP; encoded by the coding sequence TTGCCCAAGTCGGTCCCGTCCCTGTTCCAGCGTCTGCTCGAAAGCCTGCCAGGCCAACGCCGCAGCGTGGGGACCGTGGTGGAAGAGCGACGTCAGGATCCCCTGCTGCTCGCCGGCCAGCAGTTGCGGGAGGCCCGGGAGAGCCGTGGCATCGGCCTGCGCCAGCTGGCGCTCGACACCCGCATCAGCACCGCCGTGCTGGAGGCCCTGGAGCGGGGCTGGCGGGACCGGCTGCCGGAAGCGGCCTACCTGCGCACCATGCTTCCCCTGCTGGAACACCATCTGGAGCTGCCCGGGGGCGCTCTGGATGGGGTGCTGCCGCCGGAGCAGGAGCGGCGCAACGGGCGGCGGCGGGACACGGTGCTGCTGCGTTTCACCCCCGGCTCGATCGATGTCTTCACCACCTGGCAGGGCACGGTGCTTTACGCGCTGCTGTGCGCCGGCCTTCTCTATGGCCTCAACCTGCAGCAGCGCCAGCTGGCCGCCCAGGGCCTCAACGCCCTGCGGCCGATCCCGCCCCTGAGTGCCGCCCAGACCGACCAGGCGAACCTGGAGGATGCGGACCGGGCCATCCTGGGCGCCTACCCCGACCTCCGGCCCCTGGGCAAGGCCGCCGCCGGCCAGGGTCTGCAGCGGCTGCGGCGCGAAACCAGCCAGAACCGCCCCGATCTGGCCCTCGGCCTGCTGCGCCTCGAGCTGGTCAAGCCCACCCGGGTGTCCCTGCGCAGCGACCGGGGCGTGGAAACCCAGCTGCCGGCGGTGCAGGGCAGCCTGAGCCTGCCGGTGCTGCCGCCCTTCAGTCTGCGGCTCGAGCCGGCCCCGGCGGCCGGTGCGGTGCGCTGGAACGGCCAGCCCCTGGCCCCCGCCACCGCCCCCGATCCAACGGCTGGCCAGGGCCAGGCCCAGTTCCTCTACCCGCCCCCGGCTGCGGCCGCCGCCCCGCGCCCCCGGCCATAG
- a CDS encoding pseudouridine synthase, protein MVADRLQKLVAAAGLCSRREAEMWLRDGRVRVNGVLAQLGDRADPSCDRISVDGQPLELPRTTLTLLLNKPPGVLSTCHDPHGRPTVLDLLPPERRRGLHPVGRLDADSRGALLLSNDGDLTLRLTHPRYGHRKTYQVWVEGWPPPVTLERWRSGVPLDGLPSQPVDLHRLRHHRGATLLELVLREGRNRQIRRTAEILGHPVLDLRRVAVGPVQLGDLAEGSWREVEPGEWGPLAVAP, encoded by the coding sequence ATGGTTGCCGACCGCCTGCAGAAACTCGTGGCTGCCGCAGGGCTCTGCTCCCGCCGGGAGGCGGAGATGTGGCTGCGCGACGGCCGGGTGCGGGTCAACGGAGTCCTGGCCCAGCTCGGCGACCGCGCCGATCCCAGCTGCGACCGCATCAGCGTCGACGGCCAGCCCCTGGAACTGCCCCGCACCACCCTGACGCTGCTGCTCAACAAGCCGCCCGGGGTGCTGAGCACCTGCCACGACCCCCACGGCCGCCCCACCGTTCTCGACCTGCTGCCGCCGGAGCGGCGTCGGGGCCTGCATCCGGTGGGTCGGCTCGATGCCGACAGCCGGGGCGCCCTGCTGCTCAGCAACGATGGCGACCTCACCCTGCGCCTCACCCACCCCCGCTACGGCCATCGCAAGACGTACCAGGTGTGGGTGGAGGGATGGCCGCCGCCGGTCACCCTGGAGCGCTGGCGCTCCGGCGTGCCCCTTGATGGCCTGCCCAGCCAGCCGGTGGACCTGCATCGGCTGCGCCACCACCGCGGTGCCACCCTGCTGGAGTTGGTGCTGCGGGAGGGCCGCAACCGCCAGATCCGTCGCACGGCGGAGATCCTTGGCCACCCGGTGCTGGATCTGAGGCGGGTTGCCGTCGGCCCGGTGCAGCTGGGCGATCTGGCGGAAGGATCCTGGCGAGAGGTCGAACCGGGAGAATGGGGCCCCCTGGCCGTCGCTCCCTGA
- a CDS encoding RpoD/SigA family RNA polymerase sigma factor: protein MPSITVTAASASLLASTGDSLRSYLRDIGRVPLLSHEQEITLGRQVQELMALEEIREELTLRSGGEEPSPELLAAEAGLTPAMLRKRLHAGRRAKERMVAANLRLVVSVAKKYTKRNMELLDLIQEGTIGLVRGVEKFDPTRGYKFSTYAYWWIRQGITRAIAEKSRTIRLPIHITETLNKLKKGQRELSQELGRTPTLSELAVAVELPEEDVKDLLCRARQPVSLETKVGDGEDTELLDLLSGDDLLPAELVDGECLKGDLRALLEQLPDLQGRVLKMRYGIDGEEPMSLTGIARTLGMSRDKTRNLERRALEGIRHHSRSLEAYLVA, encoded by the coding sequence ATGCCTTCGATCACCGTCACGGCTGCTTCCGCGTCCTTGCTGGCCTCCACCGGCGATTCGTTGCGTTCCTACCTGCGCGACATCGGCCGGGTGCCGCTTCTCAGCCACGAGCAGGAAATCACCCTGGGCCGCCAGGTGCAGGAGCTGATGGCCCTTGAGGAGATCCGCGAGGAACTCACCCTCCGCTCCGGTGGCGAGGAGCCCAGCCCAGAGCTGCTCGCCGCCGAGGCGGGCCTCACCCCGGCGATGCTGCGCAAGCGTCTGCACGCCGGCCGCCGCGCCAAGGAGCGGATGGTGGCGGCCAACCTGCGCCTGGTGGTGAGTGTGGCCAAGAAATACACCAAGCGGAACATGGAGCTGCTCGACCTGATCCAGGAGGGCACGATCGGCCTGGTGCGGGGCGTCGAGAAGTTCGACCCCACCCGCGGCTACAAGTTCTCCACCTATGCCTACTGGTGGATCCGCCAGGGCATCACCCGGGCGATAGCCGAGAAGAGCCGCACGATCCGCCTGCCGATCCACATCACCGAAACGCTCAACAAGCTCAAGAAAGGCCAGCGGGAGCTGAGCCAGGAGCTGGGCCGCACCCCCACCCTCAGCGAGCTGGCGGTGGCGGTGGAACTCCCGGAAGAGGACGTCAAAGACCTGCTCTGCCGCGCCCGCCAGCCGGTGAGCCTCGAAACAAAGGTGGGCGATGGCGAAGACACCGAGCTGCTGGATCTGCTCTCCGGCGACGACCTGCTGCCGGCCGAGCTTGTTGATGGCGAGTGCCTCAAGGGCGACCTGCGGGCCCTGCTCGAGCAGCTGCCGGACCTGCAGGGCCGCGTGCTGAAGATGCGCTACGGCATCGATGGCGAGGAGCCGATGAGCCTCACCGGCATCGCCCGCACCCTGGGAATGAGCCGGGACAAGACCCGCAATCTGGAGCGGCGTGCCCTGGAAGGCATTCGCCACCACTCCCGCTCCCTTGAGGCCTATCTGGTGGCCTGA
- a CDS encoding RNA-binding protein, whose translation MTIYVGNLSFDAEVDDLNHLFAQYGALRNCSLPLDRETGRKRGFAFVEMANEADETKAIDDLQDVEWMGRMIRVNKAQPRTGGGGGGGAGGGRPRY comes from the coding sequence ATGACGATTTACGTTGGAAATCTCTCCTTCGACGCGGAGGTAGATGATCTCAACCATCTGTTTGCGCAGTATGGAGCGCTGCGTAACTGCAGCCTGCCCCTCGACCGGGAAACCGGCCGCAAGCGCGGCTTCGCCTTCGTTGAAATGGCCAATGAGGCCGATGAAACCAAGGCCATCGACGACCTTCAGGACGTCGAGTGGATGGGGCGAATGATCCGTGTCAACAAGGCCCAGCCCCGCACCGGTGGTGGCGGCGGCGGTGGCGCCGGTGGCGGCCGTCCCCGTTACTGA
- a CDS encoding AarF/ABC1/UbiB kinase family protein — MDLGTQFLESDDRCGKTLAEAVTPTPTYDPNGDLRWLLLRPWVLVARLIVVIWRLAGLALRLAVQSSSTDARVQQRLARAILETLNDLGPCFIKVGQALSTRPDLVRRDWLEELARLQDDLPPFPHAVALALIEAELGAPAHQLYEEFPDYPMAAASLGQVYRARLSEGHWVAVKVQRPDLPFVLRRDLVIIRSLAVLAAPFLPLNLGFGLGAIIDEFGSTLFEEIDYRREADNAERFATLFQDHPEVTVPAVVRSLSSRRVLTTSWINGTKLQSRRELEAHHLDPAALIRTGVIAGLQQLLEFGYFHADPHPGNLFALPGKTNGLGHVAYVDFGMMDSLSDSDRLTLTGAVVHLINRDFDALARDFVVLGFLNPRTPLGPIVPALEEVLGGALGENVGSFNFKAITDRFSELMYDYPFRVPARFALIIRAVVSQEGLAMRLDPDFRIIRVAYPYVARRLLAGDTAEMREKLLEVIFDRDGRLRVERLENLLAVVENGTSSTDLLPVARDGLRLLLGKEGTSLRQRLLLSLVSHDRLHTDDLQALLGLMGRTFSARKLATGLLARLNPLAA, encoded by the coding sequence ATGGACCTGGGAACACAGTTCCTAGAGTCTGACGATCGCTGCGGCAAGACACTGGCAGAGGCCGTCACCCCCACGCCCACCTACGACCCCAACGGAGATCTGCGTTGGCTGCTGCTGCGGCCTTGGGTCCTGGTGGCAAGGCTGATCGTGGTGATCTGGCGGCTGGCGGGGCTGGCCCTGCGGCTGGCGGTTCAGTCGAGCAGCACCGATGCCCGGGTGCAGCAGCGGCTGGCCCGCGCCATCCTCGAGACCCTCAACGACCTCGGGCCCTGCTTCATCAAGGTGGGGCAGGCCCTCTCCACCCGCCCCGACCTGGTGCGGCGCGACTGGCTGGAGGAACTGGCCCGCCTCCAGGACGATCTGCCCCCCTTCCCCCATGCGGTCGCCCTGGCCCTGATCGAGGCGGAACTGGGGGCCCCGGCCCACCAGTTGTACGAAGAATTCCCCGATTACCCGATGGCGGCGGCCAGCCTGGGGCAGGTCTACCGGGCCCGCCTGAGCGAGGGCCACTGGGTGGCCGTGAAGGTGCAGCGGCCCGATCTGCCCTTCGTGCTGCGCCGCGACCTGGTCATCATCCGCTCGTTGGCGGTGCTGGCGGCCCCGTTCCTGCCCCTGAATCTGGGCTTCGGCCTTGGGGCGATCATCGATGAGTTCGGCTCCACCCTGTTCGAGGAGATCGACTACCGGCGCGAGGCCGACAACGCCGAACGCTTCGCCACCCTGTTCCAGGACCACCCCGAGGTGACCGTTCCAGCGGTGGTGCGCAGCCTGAGCAGCCGCCGGGTGCTGACCACCAGCTGGATCAACGGCACCAAGCTGCAGAGCCGCCGTGAGCTGGAGGCCCACCACCTGGATCCGGCGGCCCTGATCCGCACCGGCGTGATCGCCGGGCTGCAGCAGTTGCTGGAGTTCGGCTACTTCCACGCCGATCCCCACCCTGGCAACCTGTTCGCCCTGCCGGGCAAGACCAATGGCCTGGGCCATGTGGCCTATGTCGACTTCGGCATGATGGATTCGCTCAGTGATTCCGACCGCCTCACCCTCACCGGGGCGGTGGTCCACCTGATCAACCGCGATTTCGACGCCCTGGCCCGCGACTTCGTGGTGCTCGGCTTCCTCAATCCCCGCACCCCCCTGGGGCCGATCGTGCCGGCCCTCGAGGAAGTGCTCGGTGGTGCCCTGGGGGAGAACGTGGGCAGCTTCAACTTCAAGGCGATCACCGATCGTTTCTCGGAGCTGATGTACGACTACCCGTTCCGGGTGCCGGCCCGCTTCGCCCTGATCATCCGGGCCGTGGTCAGCCAGGAGGGCTTGGCGATGCGGCTCGACCCCGATTTCCGCATCATCCGTGTCGCCTACCCCTACGTGGCGCGGCGTCTGCTGGCCGGCGACACCGCCGAGATGCGCGAGAAGCTGCTGGAGGTGATTTTCGATCGTGACGGCCGCCTGCGGGTGGAGCGGCTGGAGAACCTGCTGGCGGTGGTGGAGAACGGCACCAGCTCCACCGACCTGCTGCCCGTGGCACGCGACGGCCTGCGGCTGCTGCTCGGCAAGGAGGGCACCAGCCTGCGCCAGCGGCTGCTGCTGAGCCTGGTGAGCCACGACCGGCTGCACACCGATGATCTCCAGGCCCTGCTGGGGCTGATGGGCCGCACCTTCTCGGCCCGCAAGCTGGCCACGGGCCTGCTGGCCCGCCTGAATCCGCTCGCCGCCTGA
- a CDS encoding aminotransferase class I/II-fold pyridoxal phosphate-dependent enzyme, protein MGPFWRSAPLALHLPAHGRGRALAPALRRLLRQPPGRWDLPELPGFGGPLEAEGTVAEAQGRAAALLGAERCWFGVNGASGLLQAALLALGPPGSRVLLPRNLHRSLLHGCVLGGIEPLLYDLPSDPLTGLWLPLEAQRLERVLAAAVSSGVDPVAALVLVDPTYQGLVADLSALVALAHKAGLPVLVDQAHGGGEALAAGADLVVLSVQKSGTGLAQSAALLAQGERVAPAAIERALLWLQTSSPSALLLASTAAALEHGASAAGRRQHQRAVARAGRLRHRLEGLGLQLVTNGDPLRLVLATAPLGINGLEADRWLLERGVIAELPEPGALTFCLGLNPPRDVERRLPRQLEDLRRALGRPPLPPFTPPPLPLLAAPELPIGVAWRSAADSIPLERAAGRVAAAPICPYPPGIPLLVPGERIDPARADWLLEQRRLWPGQIADTVSVVAGS, encoded by the coding sequence ATGGGCCCCTTCTGGCGGTCAGCGCCGCTGGCCCTGCACCTGCCGGCCCATGGCCGGGGCCGGGCCCTGGCCCCCGCCCTGCGCCGGCTGTTGCGCCAGCCACCGGGCCGCTGGGATCTGCCGGAACTGCCCGGCTTCGGCGGGCCCCTCGAAGCGGAGGGAACGGTGGCCGAAGCCCAGGGGAGGGCGGCGGCCCTGCTGGGGGCGGAGCGTTGCTGGTTCGGGGTGAACGGGGCCTCGGGACTGCTGCAGGCGGCACTGCTCGCCCTCGGCCCGCCGGGATCCCGGGTGCTGCTGCCCCGCAACCTGCACCGCAGCCTGCTGCACGGCTGCGTGCTGGGCGGCATCGAGCCGCTCCTGTACGACCTGCCGAGCGATCCGCTCACCGGCCTGTGGCTGCCCCTGGAAGCACAGCGGCTGGAGCGGGTGCTGGCGGCAGCCGTCTCCAGCGGCGTTGACCCCGTCGCGGCCCTGGTGCTGGTGGATCCCACCTACCAGGGGCTGGTGGCCGACCTGTCGGCCCTGGTGGCCCTGGCCCACAAGGCCGGCCTGCCCGTGCTGGTGGACCAGGCCCACGGCGGCGGCGAAGCCCTGGCCGCCGGCGCCGATCTGGTGGTGCTCTCCGTGCAGAAGAGCGGCACCGGCCTGGCCCAGAGCGCGGCGCTGCTGGCCCAGGGCGAACGGGTGGCGCCCGCCGCCATCGAGCGGGCCCTGCTGTGGCTGCAGACCTCCAGCCCCAGTGCCCTGCTGCTGGCCTCGACGGCCGCAGCCCTGGAGCACGGCGCCAGCGCCGCCGGCCGGCGCCAGCACCAGCGGGCCGTGGCCCGGGCGGGCCGGCTGCGCCACCGGTTGGAGGGCCTGGGCCTGCAGCTGGTCACCAACGGCGATCCCCTGCGTCTGGTGCTGGCCACGGCCCCGCTGGGGATCAACGGCCTGGAGGCCGACAGGTGGCTGCTGGAGCGGGGCGTGATCGCAGAGCTGCCGGAACCCGGCGCCCTCACCTTCTGCCTGGGGCTCAACCCACCCCGGGACGTGGAGCGGCGCCTGCCGCGCCAGCTGGAGGATCTGCGCCGGGCCCTCGGCAGGCCGCCCCTGCCCCCGTTCACGCCGCCCCCCCTGCCGCTGCTGGCGGCACCGGAGCTGCCGATCGGCGTGGCCTGGCGAAGCGCCGCCGATTCCATCCCCCTGGAGCGGGCCGCTGGCCGGGTGGCGGCGGCACCGATCTGTCCCTATCCGCCGGGGATCCCGCTGCTGGTGCCCGGGGAGCGGATCGATCCGGCCCGCGCCGACTGGCTGCTGGAGCAACGGCGTCTCTGGCCCGGTCAGATCGCTGATACGGTGAGCGTCGTGGCCGGTTCGTGA
- the cbiT gene encoding precorrin-6Y C5,15-methyltransferase subunit CbiT: MPNPFHWDFVTPGLPDSAFEDAPGFSPTPLELRVMLLAHLRPRADSLVWDVGGGTGALALEIARLMPTGAVHTLERDPEAIDLLERNRQRFGIHNLHIHAGEAPEGLALLPPNPDRVLLEVGRPLEDVLRAVWGALQPSGRLVISTVNLEGLVKATDTLAQLGAHDVQVVQATVHRMQRRGSQAKLAAAEPLFVIAAER, translated from the coding sequence TTGCCGAACCCCTTCCACTGGGATTTCGTCACCCCCGGGCTGCCGGACAGCGCCTTCGAGGACGCCCCGGGCTTCAGCCCCACGCCGCTGGAGCTGCGGGTGATGCTGCTGGCCCACCTGCGGCCCCGGGCCGATTCCCTCGTCTGGGACGTGGGCGGCGGCACCGGCGCCCTGGCCCTGGAAATTGCCCGGCTGATGCCCACCGGCGCCGTGCACACCCTGGAGCGGGATCCGGAGGCCATCGACCTGCTGGAACGCAACCGGCAGCGCTTCGGCATCCACAACCTGCACATCCACGCCGGCGAGGCCCCGGAGGGCCTGGCCCTGCTCCCCCCCAACCCCGACCGGGTGCTGCTGGAGGTGGGCCGGCCCCTGGAGGACGTGCTGCGGGCCGTCTGGGGGGCCCTGCAGCCCTCCGGACGGCTGGTGATCAGCACCGTCAACCTGGAGGGTCTGGTCAAGGCCACCGACACCCTCGCCCAGCTGGGGGCCCACGATGTCCAGGTGGTGCAGGCCACCGTGCACCGCATGCAGCGCCGCGGCAGCCAGGCCAAGCTGGCCGCCGCCGAACCGCTGTTCGTGATCGCCGCCGAGCGTTGA
- a CDS encoding phosphatidate cytidylyltransferase — translation MPSAPRPATSLSRLLSGWLAGGFGLVVVGLGGWWFTVAVGVIVHLGLLEFFRMAQFKGIRPATKTTLVAVQLLLVSTQVAAGSLWPGGGVAGDVAAAVLPASGAVICGWLLLQPVTGTIADIAASVFGLFYLGFLPSHWIKLRDLTDPALAPALDGLGWPWSPGMALTLLACLMIVATDIGSYVIGRRLGRHALSPISPGKTVEGALGGVLCALLVGCLGGVLLGWRWGWLIGAVLGAVVSLFALVGDLTESMMKRDAGLKDSGDAIPGHGGILDRIDSYLFVPAVVYSAVTLVLPLLQRG, via the coding sequence TTGCCTTCCGCCCCCCGCCCCGCCACCTCCCTCTCCCGCCTGCTGAGCGGCTGGCTTGCCGGCGGCTTCGGGCTGGTGGTGGTGGGCCTGGGCGGCTGGTGGTTCACCGTCGCCGTGGGGGTGATCGTGCACCTGGGCCTGCTGGAGTTCTTCCGCATGGCCCAGTTCAAGGGCATCCGTCCCGCCACCAAGACCACCCTGGTGGCGGTGCAGCTGTTGCTGGTCTCCACCCAGGTGGCCGCCGGCAGCCTCTGGCCGGGGGGCGGGGTGGCGGGCGATGTGGCGGCGGCGGTGCTGCCCGCCTCCGGGGCGGTGATCTGCGGCTGGCTGCTGCTGCAGCCGGTCACCGGCACCATCGCCGACATCGCCGCCTCGGTGTTCGGGCTGTTTTATCTGGGCTTCCTGCCCAGCCACTGGATCAAGCTGCGCGATCTCACCGACCCCGCCCTGGCCCCCGCCCTCGATGGGCTGGGCTGGCCCTGGAGCCCCGGCATGGCCCTCACCCTGCTGGCCTGCCTGATGATCGTGGCCACCGACATCGGCTCCTACGTGATCGGCCGGCGCCTGGGCCGCCACGCCCTCTCGCCGATCTCCCCGGGCAAGACGGTGGAGGGGGCCCTGGGCGGGGTGCTCTGCGCCCTGCTGGTGGGGTGCCTGGGCGGGGTGCTGCTGGGCTGGCGCTGGGGCTGGCTGATCGGGGCGGTGCTGGGGGCGGTGGTCTCCCTGTTCGCCCTGGTGGGCGACCTGACCGAATCGATGATGAAACGGGATGCGGGCCTCAAGGACTCCGGCGATGCGATCCCCGGCCACGGCGGCATCCTCGATCGGATCGACAGCTACCTGTTCGTGCCAGCGGTGGTCTATTCCGCGGTGACCCTGGTGCTGCCCCTGCTGCAGCGGGGCTGA
- a CDS encoding DUF2993 domain-containing protein: protein MSETPAGDRPPEPPESAGPVMGLLARGLELWLRQQCEAIERLEIRLEGSGLRLLRGRLDGVRLRARRVVYQAMEIEEVELRCDGIQVRMGSLVRNQAVRLEQPFRIQGLVSFSGDGLSRSFSTPAWRGLGDGLADDLLGLTPLAGLRIREDRLVLRAFASGDREPVEREVAVRADGGTVELRCAEGTPHTRLPMDPNIRIERAELGAGLLHLEGEARVSP, encoded by the coding sequence ATGAGCGAGACACCCGCCGGCGACCGTCCCCCCGAACCACCTGAATCCGCCGGCCCCGTGATGGGCCTGCTGGCCCGGGGGCTGGAGCTGTGGCTGCGGCAGCAGTGCGAGGCCATCGAGCGGCTGGAGATCCGGCTGGAGGGTTCGGGGCTGCGGCTGCTGCGGGGGCGTCTGGATGGGGTGCGGCTGCGGGCCCGGCGGGTCGTGTACCAAGCGATGGAGATCGAGGAGGTGGAACTCCGTTGTGACGGCATTCAGGTGCGCATGGGGTCCCTGGTTCGCAACCAGGCGGTGAGGCTGGAGCAGCCCTTCCGCATCCAGGGACTGGTGAGCTTCAGCGGCGACGGCCTCAGCCGATCCTTCAGCACACCCGCCTGGCGCGGTCTCGGCGATGGCCTGGCCGACGACCTGCTGGGTCTGACCCCCCTGGCGGGCCTGCGCATCCGAGAGGACCGGCTGGTGCTGCGGGCCTTCGCCAGCGGCGACCGGGAGCCGGTGGAGCGGGAGGTGGCGGTGCGGGCCGATGGCGGCACCGTCGAACTGCGTTGCGCCGAGGGGACGCCCCATACCCGGCTGCCGATGGATCCCAACATCCGCATCGAACGGGCCGAGCTCGGTGCAGGCCTGTTGCACCTGGAGGGAGAGGCCCGGGTCTCCCCCTGA
- a CDS encoding NAD(P)-binding protein yields MAGSSAESGQSRRPSAPSLAVIGAGVAGCALAAGLRRGGWDGPIDLWEAGRGPGGRAATRRSRQDAGWRLDHGAPLLNLLEGPEPELVAPLLSGGWIVPWREPAAELQTNGTLGPTEADPLLRGVLYRGHQGMDDLCRGLLALAQAQGVPSPIGHYGTLVRHLEVRPEGGWRLADANGALLGEADWLVLSGTLLAHPRAMDRFGWPELPLQRAAEGLGDGALEAALAALASMEMETRTNLMLTIEPAAAARWLALPFRLLSFDSQAQRRWGLRRLSIQPLADGRCGVVAHGLPDATTADDALAMAALEGAVAGALEPWLGERPCGGDALAGLAQRLLMRWGAAFPVTPGLPPAAMVCPASRVAFCGDFINGQGFGRIEGALRSAQALAGRLLALLLLCLALAGPAMAAAAEAVPYRCDGDLLLATSDNGAVDAPGIPNSTAGTVPGATVLLEWRDLRLQLPRTNNAGPPSYTDGLWWWSLENPQQPRFLHRRGAIEQFSCQAVPAAAPPADGR; encoded by the coding sequence ATGGCTGGATCCTCAGCTGAGTCTGGCCAGTCGCGGCGGCCAAGCGCGCCATCACTGGCGGTGATCGGCGCCGGGGTGGCCGGGTGTGCCCTGGCCGCCGGGCTGCGGCGTGGTGGCTGGGACGGCCCGATCGACCTGTGGGAGGCGGGTCGGGGTCCCGGAGGCCGGGCCGCCACCCGTCGTTCCCGCCAGGACGCCGGATGGCGCCTCGACCACGGAGCACCCCTGCTCAACCTGCTGGAGGGCCCCGAACCGGAACTGGTGGCCCCGCTGCTGTCGGGGGGCTGGATCGTGCCCTGGCGGGAGCCGGCGGCGGAACTGCAGACCAATGGGACCCTGGGGCCAACCGAGGCCGATCCCCTGCTGCGCGGTGTTTTGTACCGGGGCCACCAGGGCATGGACGACCTCTGCCGTGGCCTGCTGGCCCTGGCCCAGGCCCAGGGGGTGCCCAGCCCCATCGGCCACTACGGCACCCTGGTGCGCCACCTGGAGGTTCGCCCCGAAGGGGGCTGGCGGCTGGCAGACGCCAACGGGGCGCTGCTGGGCGAGGCCGACTGGCTGGTGCTCAGCGGCACCCTGCTGGCCCATCCCCGCGCCATGGATCGGTTCGGCTGGCCGGAGCTGCCGCTGCAGCGGGCGGCAGAGGGCCTGGGCGATGGAGCGCTGGAGGCGGCCCTCGCCGCCCTCGCCAGCATGGAGATGGAGACCCGCACCAACCTGATGCTCACGATCGAGCCCGCCGCGGCGGCCCGATGGCTGGCCCTGCCCTTCCGACTGCTCAGCTTTGACAGCCAGGCCCAACGGCGCTGGGGGCTGCGGCGGTTGTCGATTCAGCCCCTGGCCGATGGCCGCTGCGGCGTCGTGGCCCATGGCTTGCCGGACGCCACGACGGCCGACGACGCCCTGGCAATGGCAGCCCTGGAGGGGGCTGTCGCCGGCGCCCTGGAGCCCTGGCTCGGGGAGCGGCCCTGCGGCGGTGACGCCCTGGCGGGGTTGGCCCAGCGCCTGCTGATGCGCTGGGGGGCCGCCTTCCCCGTCACCCCCGGCCTTCCCCCCGCCGCCATGGTGTGTCCCGCCAGCCGGGTGGCCTTCTGCGGTGACTTCATCAATGGACAGGGCTTCGGACGCATCGAGGGCGCCCTGCGCAGTGCCCAGGCCCTGGCGGGCCGGCTGCTGGCCCTGCTGCTGCTCTGCCTCGCCCTGGCGGGGCCGGCCATGGCGGCGGCGGCCGAGGCGGTCCCCTACCGCTGTGACGGCGACCTGCTGCTGGCAACAAGCGACAACGGGGCGGTGGATGCCCCGGGCATCCCCAACAGCACCGCTGGCACGGTGCCAGGCGCCACGGTGCTGCTGGAGTGGCGCGACTTACGTCTGCAGCTGCCGCGCACCAACAATGCCGGTCCCCCCAGCTACACCGACGGGCTCTGGTGGTGGAGCCTCGAGAATCCGCAGCAGCCCCGCTTCCTGCACCGCCGGGGGGCCATCGAACAGTTCAGCTGTCAGGCAGTTCCTGCCGCAGCGCCGCCAGCCGACGGGCGTTGA
- a CDS encoding DUF1499 domain-containing protein, producing MLPPGGPGPEPAILEVPALRLAPHLSMTPSLPRLVSALLLVLLLGLAGLGLPDPAQASLLHLEGPLPEELGVHAGSLSPCAAPAHCARVDWSFSDPAAALSALVPVLETTEGVRIVERDGPYLHATATSRLFGFVDDLELQALPSAGVLQARSSSRLGDSDLGVNARRLAALRQELPDS from the coding sequence TTGCTGCCGCCTGGCGGGCCGGGGCCTGAACCGGCCATCCTGGAAGTCCCGGCCCTGCGCCTCGCTCCCCACCTCTCCATGACCCCGTCCTTGCCGCGCCTGGTGTCCGCCTTGCTGCTCGTCCTGCTGCTGGGGTTGGCGGGGCTGGGCCTCCCGGACCCCGCCCAGGCTTCGCTGCTGCACCTGGAGGGGCCGCTGCCCGAGGAACTCGGGGTGCACGCCGGTTCGCTGTCCCCCTGTGCGGCGCCGGCCCACTGCGCCAGGGTCGACTGGAGCTTCAGCGATCCGGCGGCGGCCCTGAGCGCGCTGGTGCCCGTTCTGGAAACCACTGAGGGGGTGCGGATCGTCGAGCGCGACGGTCCCTACCTGCATGCCACCGCCACCAGCCGGCTGTTCGGCTTCGTGGACGACCTCGAACTGCAGGCCCTGCCCTCCGCCGGTGTGCTGCAGGCCCGCTCCAGCTCGCGGCTGGGGGATTCCGATCTGGGCGTCAACGCCCGTCGGCTGGCGGCGCTGCGGCAGGAACTGCCTGACAGCTGA